The genomic segment AACGCGGTGGTGATACCAGCTTAAATCGGGTACGCGCATACCTTCGTCGGGGAATGCACGGTGGACTTTGACCAGTTCCCGGACCTGCGCTGCGCTCGCGCCTACCTGTGAGGCTATCCAACTAGCTTTCACACCTGTTTGGAGCATGGCGTCCAAAATCTGGCCTTTGGCCCACTTGCACTCGCGCTCTTGTTCCTCCAGGCTTATGTACGCTTGAATGAGTTCTTCTATGGACGGTTCTGGTGGTTTTTCTTTCAGGACAGGGAAGGTGTCAGGGATGGGTAGGCCGGCGGCGACGCAAACTTCTTCTGGCGTTATGTCCTCCCGGCCGGCTACGATTTGCGCTAACTCCAAGCGGTCGATTTTGTACTCCTGGGCTTGCCGGTGGTGTTCGGCGCAAAGGTTGATCAGATTGGGCCTGATGTCGCGGCCGCCGGAGCCTCTGGTTTTTATGTGGTGGGGTTCGCCGAAAACGGGCCGGTTGCAGCCGGGGATCTCGCAGTCTCCCGAGCGGACGGATTGAATTATCTTTCTGCCGGCGGGTATGCTTTGAGCCACTAAAGACATGTACATGCACTCCTTTCTGAAGCAGTAGGAAAGATCAAAAAAAGCCAGGTTTGTTTCAGCTTGGCATCCAATAGTCATCTAAAAAAGATTATGGGCGCCGGCATAACCAGCGAATGCGCCAGTGGATGTTCGGCAGATGTTCAGTTTGCTCAAATACAAGCTGGCTGCCCGCAAGATTGAGATGGTGTTGGTCGGGGAAGAGAACACTTCTTCCACCTGTCCGGCGTGTGGCATTAAAGCTGAGGAATCCAGCAAACCGGTAGACGCCGGCCCAAACGGCGGGCCGGACCCCTCTACAGGACAGCGTTGCCGTCCTCCCCATGGCTGAAGCCAGGGGGGAGGACGGCGCGTCATGATAAGGGGAGTAGCGGAAGAACTGGGGATAGAAATTTCACCCGACCAAGTGCGGTTTCTGTCTTTCTTTCAGTTCCCTTTTCTTCGGGAATTGACCAAGCGACACTTCCAACAACGCCCTGTTCTCCAGATCCACATTGCCTTACGAAAGGTACAGAGACTTAATTATCTCCCGCTCTTTCTCGCTGTACCTGTCCTCCGTTATCCGCCGCTCCGCCGGCCTGCTCTTTTTCCCCGGCCAGTTATTGCGGGTCTGCCTGCGCGATTGATTTGACCCCGGAACTCTCCTGTAGTCATTTTTGAGAGCAGAAATCAGCCACCCGACCACGTTGTTTACTTCGGAGACATACTGCAGAAGGCGGAGTTTCTCCTTAACCTTGACAATCCCGTAGCACAGGGCAAGTTTTCTCAGCACGTCCTCCGGAATCTCCGAGGCGCAAACAGCCTTTACTACACTCTGGAGATCTCTCACCACGTCAGCCTCCGTTATTTGGACAGCAGGTGAGTCTACCTTGTCATCCTCTTCACTGTCTGCCTCCATCGAGACAACTGGAGGCTCTTGTGAATCATCCCCTGTCCTTTTAGTGTCAGCTGAGAGGCACCTTCTGGCAGTCAGTGTTTTCTTCTCTGGCAATTTGTGGCAGTCGGGGCTCTCTACAACAACATTATATTGATCTGAGTCTTTTTTGTCGGAAAGCTCTTTCCGGTTTTGAACGGAACATCCTTTCCGGTCCGGACCGGAAAGCTCTTTCCGGTCCTTGCAGCACAAGGCTTGCAGCCTGCCGACTTTTGAAATATCGTTAATGTAGTAAATATTTGTCTGGTTTAATCCCCTCTGCGTCCACGAGATCAAACCATATTCCCGAAGTTCGTCGAGATATTTTCTTATCGTCCTGTCGGTGCATCCAGCCACCTCCGCCAGTTTTTCCTGACCGGGAAAACATTCTTCCTTCTGCCAAGCAAACATTAAGAGAATGGAGTACAACGCTTTTGCCGGCAAAGATAACCCCGGCGCGGCTAAAATTAGGTTGGGGGTAGCTACGAAACCCTTTTTTAGCACAGGATCAAGAATTATCAACGTTTTTTCGCCTGTTTTCTTGTCCACAAAAACCACCCCCACCAAAAACAAGCCGGGCACATATTTATCCGGCCCGGCTTCTTCGATTCATTTGCATATTATCTAATTCGTTTGA from the Dehalococcoidia bacterium genome contains:
- a CDS encoding HNH endonuclease, which gives rise to MSLVAQSIPAGRKIIQSVRSGDCEIPGCNRPVFGEPHHIKTRGSGGRDIRPNLINLCAEHHRQAQEYKIDRLELAQIVAGREDITPEEVCVAAGLPIPDTFPVLKEKPPEPSIEELIQAYISLEEQERECKWAKGQILDAMLQTGVKASWIASQVGASAAQVRELVKVHRAFPDEGMRVPDLSWYHHRVAANTDRPVEWINRAVGEQMSTREMRKAILQEEAGDEAKSAAEHFARVEEEKEVQEAKNVFAKTKKVLAKGGAGAEWLRGKLKDVFQEKEVCHGTVDLSQMRENDA
- a CDS encoding helix-turn-helix domain-containing protein, which gives rise to MPGLFLVGVVFVDKKTGEKTLIILDPVLKKGFVATPNLILAAPGLSLPAKALYSILLMFAWQKEECFPGQEKLAEVAGCTDRTIRKYLDELREYGLISWTQRGLNQTNIYYINDISKVGRLQALCCKDRKELSGPDRKGCSVQNRKELSDKKDSDQYNVVVESPDCHKLPEKKTLTARRCLSADTKRTGDDSQEPPVVSMEADSEEDDKVDSPAVQITEADVVRDLQSVVKAVCASEIPEDVLRKLALCYGIVKVKEKLRLLQYVSEVNNVVGWLISALKNDYRRVPGSNQSRRQTRNNWPGKKSRPAERRITEDRYSEKEREIIKSLYLS